The following are encoded in a window of uncultured Ilyobacter sp. genomic DNA:
- a CDS encoding NAD(P)/FAD-dependent oxidoreductase, which produces MKIYDLVVVGGGPAGIFAAIYAAKKNMSVAIIEKKNNIGKKILVAGSGKCNITHQGGINYFFNRYGDHGKFLKNALYNYKPENLIDFIESRGLKMQTLENGKIFPETMKSTDVLNLLINELKKLRVDIFTNSKVVSAEKESEIFKIKTDNQTFCGKNLLISTGGKSYPATGSEGDGYKLARMFGHGIEVPRPALTTVYVHDYPYADLSGISFRNVKIELYREDRKLKEHHGDVLLTHTNLSGPGIIDFSRYFMKGDTLYINFIGKELEVVSEELIEISAKNGKQNLKKFISGYNIPERFLKKLFKLLNIKEDTKLGEFSKSDRLLLINRLTRHEFIISRLGNFDEAMATAGGVSLKEVNQKTMESKLVQGLYFAGELLDIDGDTGGFNIQAACSMGVLAAKSLKLN; this is translated from the coding sequence TTGAAAATATATGACTTAGTTGTGGTGGGTGGAGGACCGGCTGGAATTTTTGCTGCCATTTATGCTGCAAAAAAAAATATGAGTGTGGCCATTATTGAGAAAAAAAACAATATAGGGAAAAAAATATTGGTGGCAGGTTCTGGAAAATGTAATATAACTCATCAAGGTGGCATAAATTATTTTTTTAATAGATATGGTGATCATGGGAAATTTTTAAAAAACGCCTTATATAATTATAAGCCAGAAAATCTGATTGATTTTATAGAATCTAGGGGCCTGAAAATGCAGACTCTTGAAAATGGAAAAATATTTCCTGAGACAATGAAGTCAACAGATGTTTTAAACTTATTGATAAATGAGTTAAAAAAGTTAAGGGTAGATATTTTTACAAACAGCAAAGTTGTCTCAGCAGAAAAAGAAAGTGAAATTTTTAAGATAAAAACTGACAACCAAACCTTCTGTGGAAAGAACTTACTAATATCTACAGGCGGGAAGTCATATCCTGCTACCGGGTCAGAGGGTGACGGATACAAATTGGCCAGGATGTTTGGTCATGGTATAGAGGTCCCTAGACCGGCTCTGACAACTGTATATGTCCATGATTATCCCTATGCAGACCTTTCGGGAATATCCTTTAGAAATGTTAAGATAGAGCTTTATAGAGAAGACAGGAAGTTAAAAGAGCATCATGGAGATGTTCTTCTGACTCATACTAATCTCAGTGGACCTGGAATAATTGATTTTTCAAGATATTTCATGAAAGGGGACACTCTTTATATAAATTTTATAGGGAAAGAATTAGAGGTAGTTTCAGAAGAACTTATAGAGATTTCAGCAAAAAACGGAAAACAAAATCTAAAGAAATTTATTTCTGGATACAATATTCCTGAAAGATTTTTGAAAAAATTATTCAAACTGCTGAATATAAAAGAAGACACAAAATTGGGGGAGTTTTCTAAATCTGATAGGCTGCTTTTAATTAACAGACTTACAAGACATGAATTTATTATATCAAGGCTTGGAAATTTTGATGAGGCCATGGCAACTGCAGGAGGGGTTTCTCTAAAAGAGGTGAATCAGAAAACTATGGAGTCAAAACTTGTTCAAGGCCTATATTTTGCAGGGGAGCTTCTTGACATTGACGGAGACACGGGCGGATTTAATATTCAGGCTGCGTGTTCTATGGGGGTTTTAGCCGCAAAGAGTCTTAAGTTAAATTGA
- the lepA gene encoding translation elongation factor 4: MLQKFKRNFSIIAHIDHGKSTIADRLLQVTGTVSERDMKAQVLDSMDLEREKGITIKAQAVTLYYDAKDGNRYELNLIDTPGHVDFIYEVSRSLAACEGAILVVDAAQGVEAQTLANVYLALENDLEVVPVINKIDLPAADVDKVKQEIEDVIGLPADDAVLTSAKAGIGIEDLLEAIIARIPAPDHEEEGPLKALIFDSHFDDYRGVITYVRVLDGCIKKGDKIKIWSTGKEFEILECGVFSPVMRPTGELSSGSVGYIITGVKTIQDTQVGDTVTHAKRPCAEPLQGYRPAQSMVYAGLYPISTDDYSDLRDALEKLQLNDASLSFVPETSLALGFGFRCGFLGLLHMEIIVERLRREYSIDLISTSPSVEYRVHMENGNSYTIDNPCEFPESGSGKKAVEEPFIKGNILVPKDYVGNVMELCQEKRGVFIDMNYIDENRAMITYELPLAEIVIDFYDKLKSRTRGYASFEYEMIGYKESKLVKVDILVSGNPVDAFSFISHADHASSRGRAICEKLKEIIPRQQFEIPIQAALGAKIIARETIRAFRKNVTAKCYGGDISRKKKLLEKQKEGKKRMKQIGNVEIPQEAFVSVLKLND, from the coding sequence GTGTTACAAAAATTTAAGAGAAATTTCTCGATAATTGCACATATAGATCACGGTAAATCAACCATTGCCGATAGATTACTCCAGGTAACTGGTACTGTATCAGAACGTGACATGAAGGCTCAGGTCTTAGATTCTATGGATCTAGAAAGGGAAAAAGGGATAACCATAAAGGCTCAGGCTGTAACCCTGTATTATGATGCAAAAGACGGAAACAGATATGAACTGAATCTAATAGACACTCCGGGACACGTAGATTTTATCTATGAGGTATCTAGATCTTTAGCTGCCTGTGAGGGTGCAATTCTTGTAGTAGATGCCGCCCAGGGTGTAGAGGCCCAGACTCTAGCCAATGTTTATCTAGCTCTTGAAAATGACCTAGAAGTAGTTCCTGTGATCAACAAAATAGACCTTCCTGCAGCAGATGTGGATAAAGTGAAGCAGGAGATTGAGGATGTTATAGGCTTGCCTGCTGATGATGCAGTTCTTACTTCTGCAAAAGCTGGGATAGGTATAGAGGATCTTCTAGAAGCTATTATAGCCAGAATACCGGCACCTGATCATGAAGAAGAAGGACCTCTAAAGGCACTTATTTTTGATTCTCACTTCGATGACTATAGAGGGGTAATCACCTATGTAAGGGTTCTTGATGGATGTATAAAAAAAGGTGACAAAATAAAAATATGGTCTACTGGAAAAGAGTTTGAAATATTAGAATGTGGAGTTTTCTCTCCTGTAATGAGGCCCACAGGGGAGCTCAGTTCAGGTTCTGTTGGATATATAATTACAGGTGTAAAAACTATCCAGGATACTCAAGTGGGAGATACAGTTACCCATGCTAAAAGACCTTGTGCAGAACCACTGCAAGGGTACAGACCTGCCCAGTCTATGGTGTATGCGGGATTATACCCTATATCAACAGATGATTATTCAGATTTAAGAGACGCACTAGAAAAACTTCAGCTTAATGATGCTTCTCTCTCTTTTGTTCCAGAAACTTCATTGGCTCTAGGATTTGGATTCAGATGTGGATTTTTAGGACTACTTCACATGGAGATTATCGTAGAGAGACTTAGAAGAGAGTATAGTATAGACCTTATTTCTACATCTCCATCAGTTGAGTACAGGGTGCACATGGAAAACGGGAATTCCTACACAATTGATAATCCTTGTGAGTTTCCTGAATCAGGGAGCGGTAAGAAAGCTGTAGAGGAGCCTTTTATAAAAGGAAATATCCTTGTACCAAAAGATTATGTAGGTAATGTAATGGAACTTTGTCAGGAGAAAAGAGGAGTTTTCATCGACATGAATTATATTGATGAAAACAGAGCCATGATAACCTATGAACTTCCTTTGGCAGAAATAGTAATAGACTTTTATGATAAGCTGAAGTCTAGAACCAGAGGTTATGCATCTTTTGAATATGAGATGATAGGATACAAAGAATCGAAGCTTGTAAAAGTTGATATATTAGTATCTGGAAACCCTGTAGATGCATTTTCATTTATATCTCACGCAGACCACGCCTCTTCTAGGGGGAGGGCTATATGTGAGAAGCTTAAAGAGATTATTCCGAGACAACAGTTTGAGATACCTATACAGGCTGCACTAGGGGCTAAGATAATAGCCAGAGAGACAATCAGAGCATTTAGAAAAAATGTAACTGCAAAATGTTATGGTGGAGATATTTCAAGAAAGAAAAAGCTTCTAGAAAAGCAAAAAGAAGGAAAAAAGAGAATGAAACAGATAGGGAATGTAGAAATTCCTCAAGAAGCTTTTGTATCAGTACTCAAATTAAACGATTAA
- a CDS encoding sodium-dependent transporter encodes MSKKNRGEWGSRLGFIMAAIGSAVGLGNIWRFPYTAASNGGGAFLIPYMIALLTAGIPILILEFGLGHKIRNSAPGVFRSLNKKWEVFGWWQTAISFGITVYYMVVIAWAMSYLKYAFTTEWGEDTKGFLFGTHLNLSDSPMHLGGLNLKVVIPLLIIWGINYFVLRMGIKGGIEKASKIFMPLLVLSLIAITARGLTLPGAAKGLEYFFRPDFSRLADPQVWVAAYGQIFYSLSIAFGIMLAYSSYLPKESDIVNNAFITGLGNCSFSILSGIGVFSILGYMAQNQGVEVSEVASAGVGLAFIVFPKAISALPGMNALFGVIFFLSLLFAGISSSISLVETVLSSIVDNFGMERKKALNIVALIGLCTSLIFATGAGLYILDIVDHYINNYGVAVAGLIEIILLSWFFNLESIREYVNPLSDFKIGKWWNFCLKFLTPAILGVMTVKNIIADISSPYEGYSMNAILLYGGGFMLGTVLLALILPKFRKVSVNPEIKKGV; translated from the coding sequence GTGAGTAAAAAAAATAGAGGAGAGTGGGGATCACGTCTTGGTTTTATAATGGCTGCGATAGGCTCAGCTGTTGGACTAGGTAATATCTGGAGATTCCCGTATACAGCTGCAAGTAATGGTGGAGGAGCATTTTTGATACCTTATATGATAGCTCTTCTTACTGCAGGAATTCCTATTTTGATCTTAGAGTTTGGATTAGGGCACAAGATCAGAAACAGTGCTCCTGGGGTATTCAGGTCTCTTAACAAAAAATGGGAAGTTTTTGGATGGTGGCAGACAGCCATATCATTCGGTATAACTGTTTATTATATGGTAGTAATTGCTTGGGCAATGAGTTACTTGAAATATGCCTTTACAACTGAGTGGGGAGAAGACACAAAAGGATTCCTCTTCGGAACTCATCTAAATCTATCAGATTCTCCTATGCATTTAGGAGGATTAAACCTTAAGGTCGTTATACCTCTTTTGATAATCTGGGGAATTAACTATTTTGTTCTCAGAATGGGTATCAAAGGAGGAATAGAAAAAGCAAGTAAAATTTTCATGCCTCTACTGGTATTAAGTCTTATCGCAATAACAGCAAGAGGACTTACTCTTCCAGGAGCTGCAAAGGGATTAGAGTATTTCTTTAGACCGGACTTCAGTAGACTTGCAGACCCTCAAGTTTGGGTTGCTGCATATGGTCAGATATTTTATTCTTTAAGTATTGCATTTGGAATAATGCTTGCTTACTCAAGCTACCTTCCTAAAGAATCTGATATCGTAAACAATGCATTTATTACAGGACTAGGTAACTGTAGCTTCAGTATCCTTTCTGGTATAGGGGTATTTAGTATCCTTGGTTATATGGCACAGAATCAAGGTGTAGAGGTTAGTGAAGTTGCAAGTGCAGGAGTTGGCCTGGCATTTATTGTTTTCCCAAAAGCGATCAGTGCACTTCCTGGGATGAATGCTCTGTTTGGAGTAATATTCTTCCTGTCGTTATTATTTGCAGGTATATCTTCTAGCATCTCTCTTGTTGAAACAGTACTTTCAAGTATAGTTGACAACTTTGGTATGGAACGTAAAAAAGCACTTAATATCGTTGCGTTAATAGGACTTTGTACATCACTTATTTTTGCTACAGGAGCAGGCCTCTATATCCTAGATATAGTTGACCATTACATAAACAACTACGGAGTTGCAGTTGCAGGTCTTATAGAAATCATTCTTCTTTCTTGGTTCTTTAACCTTGAAAGTATCAGAGAATACGTTAATCCTTTATCAGATTTCAAAATTGGTAAATGGTGGAACTTCTGTCTTAAATTCTTAACTCCTGCTATTCTTGGAGTTATGACAGTTAAAAATATCATAGCTGATATTTCTTCTCCTTATGAAGGATATTCTATGAATGCTATTCTTTTATACGGAGGTGGATTCATGCTTGGAACTGTCTTACTTGCATTAATCCTTCCTAAATTTAGAAAAGTTAGTGTCAATCCAGAAATCAAGAAGGGGGTATAA
- a CDS encoding bifunctional enoyl-CoA hydratase/phosphate acetyltransferase: protein MIKNKKEKAMAIKNFEELIRKIKKIKRPKKVVVASAQDRHTLEALIKVEKDGIVESILIGNKNKIKELLSELDFEKNDDNIIDSHSDTETASKAVEVIRDERADFLMKGKIQTAELLRAVVDRDMGLRTGRIMSHITLLEIPTYHKLVAVSDGGMVINPNLEEKKQILKNAVDVFLALGYENPKVAALAAVETVNPQMQESVHGEILKNMNLIGEIKNCIVEGPISYDLAMCEDSARIKEYKSTVAGDADILLVPNITVGNILSKSLVYSGGSRMAGFITGARVPIVLTSRGATAEEKYLSLLLCAAMFK from the coding sequence ATGATCAAAAACAAAAAGGAGAAAGCTATGGCCATTAAAAACTTTGAAGAGCTCATAAGAAAAATAAAAAAAATCAAAAGACCAAAAAAAGTGGTTGTTGCCAGTGCGCAGGACAGGCACACATTAGAAGCCCTCATAAAAGTAGAAAAAGATGGGATAGTGGAATCAATATTGATAGGAAATAAAAACAAAATAAAGGAGCTTTTAAGTGAACTTGACTTTGAAAAAAATGATGATAATATAATCGATTCACATTCAGACACTGAGACGGCATCTAAGGCTGTGGAGGTCATAAGAGACGAGCGGGCTGACTTTCTTATGAAAGGAAAGATACAAACTGCCGAACTTCTTAGAGCAGTGGTGGACAGAGATATGGGGCTGAGGACAGGCCGGATAATGTCCCACATCACTCTTTTAGAAATACCTACATATCACAAGCTTGTAGCTGTTAGTGACGGTGGAATGGTTATAAATCCGAACCTTGAAGAAAAAAAACAGATACTAAAAAATGCAGTGGATGTTTTTTTGGCCTTAGGCTATGAAAATCCCAAGGTGGCTGCCCTAGCAGCAGTGGAGACGGTAAACCCACAGATGCAAGAAAGCGTCCATGGAGAAATTCTAAAAAATATGAATCTTATAGGTGAGATAAAAAATTGTATTGTAGAAGGTCCTATCTCGTATGACTTGGCCATGTGTGAGGATTCGGCTAGAATAAAGGAGTACAAGAGTACCGTAGCTGGTGATGCTGATATTCTCTTAGTGCCTAATATTACTGTGGGAAATATTCTGTCAAAATCTCTGGTTTATTCTGGAGGCTCTAGAATGGCAGGATTTATAACTGGGGCTAGGGTTCCTATAGTTCTTACCTCTAGAGGTGCCACTGCAGAAGAAAAATATCTTTCATTGTTACTATGTGCAGCTATGTTTAAATAA
- a CDS encoding GNAT family N-acetyltransferase — protein sequence MIVRLGKIEDIDGIMHLYKNAAYEGSGLPILKDEITRVYIEGFVKKAIDSGIIVVAEVEGKIIGELHGCRENFYLFDHVISDINVAVLREYRGMGLGKSLFKYFFKKVYKMTDIMRLEVLVRESNSRAIKFYEKVGFIREGRLRGRIKNFQGELEADIMMGWVKI from the coding sequence ATGATTGTTAGACTTGGAAAAATAGAAGATATAGACGGGATAATGCATCTTTATAAAAATGCTGCCTACGAAGGAAGTGGACTTCCTATATTAAAAGACGAGATCACTAGAGTGTATATAGAGGGCTTCGTTAAAAAAGCCATCGATAGCGGGATAATTGTGGTAGCCGAAGTAGAGGGAAAAATTATCGGTGAGCTTCACGGTTGTAGAGAGAACTTTTACCTTTTTGACCATGTTATAAGCGATATAAACGTAGCTGTTCTACGTGAATATAGAGGAATGGGACTAGGAAAATCCCTTTTTAAATATTTTTTTAAAAAGGTGTACAAGATGACAGATATTATGAGACTTGAAGTTTTAGTCCGTGAGAGTAACTCAAGAGCTATAAAATTTTACGAAAAGGTTGGCTTTATAAGAGAGGGGCGTCTAAGGGGAAGAATCAAGAATTTTCAAGGCGAACTTGAAGCTGATATCATGATGGGTTGGGTAAAAATATAG
- a CDS encoding fructose-specific PTS transporter subunit EIIC has protein sequence MKILDLLEKDTMVMDLKGTSKEAVIDELVDALDKAGKLNDKAAYREAILKRESQSSTGLEEGIAIPHAKVAAVKTPALAFGLHKSGVDYDALDGEPSNLFFMIAASEGASDSHIETLTKLTTSLLDDDFRKALLKAETKDEVMSIISEKDAEEEIVEEENVMTSTENGFLLAVTACPTGIAHTYMAADSIKKKAEEMGVKIKVETNGSTGVKNTLTQEEINKATAIIVAADKKVEMDRFDGKHLLEVPVKEGIRNPEGLIKKALSKDIPLYKSAGVKGAASSGGERKGFYRHLMNGVSNMLPFVVAGGILIAVSFMFGIKAFDPNDPSFSPIAKFLMDVGGGGAFALMIPILAGFIGMSIADRPGFMPAMVGGFMAANQGGGFLGGLIAGFIGGYIVLAVKKSTSGMPQTLEGLKPVLIFPILGLLLTGLAMKIILIPVVSINAAMANFLTNMGTGNLVLMGIVLGGMMAVDMGGPVNKAAFTFGIAAIESGNLAPHAAVMAGGMVPPIAIALATTFFKNKFTLQERESGLTNYIMGASFITEGAIPFAAADPGRVIPACILGSAVAGGLAMMFGCELPAPHGGLFVIPLVKNAAMYLVAIIAGSSLSAVIIGGLKKPLAK, from the coding sequence ATGAAAATTTTAGACTTATTAGAAAAAGATACTATGGTTATGGACTTAAAGGGTACATCAAAAGAAGCTGTTATTGACGAGCTTGTAGACGCTCTCGATAAAGCTGGAAAATTAAATGATAAAGCAGCTTACAGAGAAGCTATCTTAAAAAGAGAATCTCAATCTTCCACCGGACTTGAGGAGGGTATCGCTATCCCCCATGCTAAAGTGGCGGCAGTTAAAACACCTGCTCTTGCTTTTGGCCTTCATAAATCAGGAGTAGATTATGATGCTCTTGATGGGGAACCTTCAAATCTGTTTTTCATGATTGCTGCATCAGAGGGCGCCAGCGATTCTCATATAGAAACCCTTACAAAACTAACTACCTCGCTTCTTGATGATGACTTCAGAAAAGCCTTGCTAAAAGCAGAAACAAAAGATGAGGTAATGTCTATAATATCAGAAAAAGATGCAGAAGAAGAGATCGTAGAAGAAGAAAATGTAATGACCTCCACTGAAAATGGATTTTTACTTGCTGTAACTGCCTGCCCTACAGGAATTGCCCATACATATATGGCTGCTGATTCTATCAAGAAAAAAGCTGAAGAGATGGGTGTAAAAATAAAAGTAGAAACAAACGGATCCACTGGTGTAAAAAATACATTGACCCAAGAGGAAATAAATAAAGCAACAGCTATAATTGTAGCTGCTGATAAAAAAGTTGAGATGGATAGATTTGATGGAAAGCACCTTTTGGAAGTCCCTGTTAAAGAAGGTATAAGAAATCCTGAAGGTCTTATAAAAAAGGCACTGAGTAAAGATATCCCTTTATACAAGTCTGCAGGCGTTAAAGGCGCTGCCTCTTCAGGCGGAGAAAGAAAAGGATTCTACAGACATCTTATGAACGGTGTTTCTAATATGCTTCCATTCGTTGTAGCAGGTGGAATACTTATAGCTGTATCCTTCATGTTCGGAATAAAAGCCTTTGATCCTAATGACCCTTCATTCAGTCCTATAGCAAAATTCCTTATGGATGTCGGTGGAGGAGGTGCCTTTGCCCTTATGATACCTATCCTAGCTGGATTTATTGGTATGTCAATAGCTGATAGGCCTGGATTTATGCCTGCCATGGTCGGAGGATTCATGGCTGCCAACCAAGGCGGAGGTTTCTTAGGCGGCCTTATTGCCGGTTTCATAGGTGGATATATTGTACTTGCAGTAAAAAAATCTACAAGTGGAATGCCGCAAACATTAGAAGGTTTGAAACCTGTTCTGATTTTCCCTATCTTAGGACTTCTTTTAACAGGTCTTGCTATGAAAATCATATTAATACCTGTAGTTTCAATCAATGCAGCAATGGCAAACTTCCTTACTAACATGGGTACAGGAAATCTTGTCCTTATGGGAATCGTACTTGGTGGAATGATGGCTGTAGACATGGGCGGACCTGTAAACAAAGCAGCATTTACATTTGGTATAGCTGCTATAGAATCTGGAAATCTCGCTCCTCACGCAGCTGTTATGGCAGGGGGAATGGTTCCACCTATAGCTATAGCATTGGCTACTACATTTTTTAAAAATAAGTTTACTCTTCAAGAGAGAGAGTCAGGACTTACAAACTACATCATGGGAGCTTCATTTATAACTGAAGGCGCTATTCCTTTTGCAGCTGCAGATCCTGGAAGGGTTATCCCGGCATGTATATTAGGTTCAGCAGTAGCAGGTGGATTAGCCATGATGTTTGGGTGTGAATTACCTGCTCCTCACGGAGGTTTATTCGTTATCCCTCTTGTAAAAAATGCAGCAATGTATCTAGTTGCCATTATAGCCGGTTCTTCCCTTTCGGCAGTTATTATAGGTGGTCTTAAGAAACCTCTAGCAAAATAA
- a CDS encoding MetS family NSS transporter small subunit: MSTASIISAVVSITILWGGFGYCLYIAMNKK; this comes from the coding sequence ATGAGTACTGCTTCAATCATATCCGCCGTAGTAAGTATCACTATCCTTTGGGGTGGTTTCGGTTACTGTCTTTATATAGCTATGAATAAAAAATAA
- the buk gene encoding butyrate kinase, with protein sequence MGKYILAINPGSTSTKIAVYEDKRILFEKKIEHSAKELSKFQKITDQYEMRYKEIENILSENEFKLQSLSGIVGRGGPVAPLESGAYIVNEIMVEKLMNAPMVDHASNLGGVIAYNLAKPLGIPAFIYDAVSTDQLTDIARISGIKEVSRKSLVHALNMRAVGMRCAEKLEKNYNELNFIIAHLGGGITVAVHEKGRMTDLISDDEGPFSPERAGRVPCKDLVNMCYVYDKDTMKKKLRGQGGLISYLGSNSTIEIEERIRNGDKYAKLIYEAMAYQISKGICELTAVLKGKVDMIIITGGVAHSEMITNWIKERVRWIAPIEVTAGGDELEALAHGALRVIRGEEKVHEFKNHESSD encoded by the coding sequence ATGGGGAAATATATATTGGCTATAAATCCTGGATCAACTTCTACAAAAATAGCGGTATATGAAGACAAAAGAATACTCTTTGAAAAAAAAATTGAACATTCGGCAAAGGAGTTATCTAAGTTTCAAAAGATTACAGATCAGTATGAGATGAGGTATAAAGAGATTGAAAATATTCTATCAGAAAATGAATTTAAACTGCAAAGTCTCTCTGGAATTGTTGGAAGAGGGGGACCTGTGGCACCTCTAGAATCCGGGGCGTACATAGTAAATGAGATCATGGTGGAAAAACTGATGAATGCCCCTATGGTGGATCATGCATCAAATTTAGGTGGTGTGATAGCGTATAACCTGGCTAAACCTTTAGGTATACCTGCATTTATCTACGATGCAGTTTCTACTGATCAGCTAACGGATATAGCAAGGATTTCCGGTATAAAGGAGGTCAGCAGGAAGAGTCTTGTCCATGCGCTAAACATGAGAGCTGTAGGGATGAGATGTGCTGAGAAATTAGAAAAAAATTACAATGAACTAAACTTCATAATAGCCCATCTAGGCGGGGGTATAACTGTTGCAGTCCATGAAAAAGGGAGGATGACAGATCTTATATCAGATGACGAGGGGCCTTTTTCTCCAGAAAGAGCAGGAAGAGTTCCGTGCAAAGATTTGGTTAATATGTGTTATGTCTACGATAAAGATACGATGAAAAAAAAGCTAAGGGGTCAAGGAGGCCTCATCTCCTACCTAGGGAGCAACAGTACCATAGAAATAGAAGAAAGGATAAGAAACGGAGATAAGTATGCAAAACTTATCTATGAAGCCATGGCTTATCAGATTTCCAAAGGAATATGTGAGCTGACAGCTGTTTTAAAAGGAAAGGTGGATATGATTATAATCACCGGAGGAGTTGCGCATTCTGAGATGATAACTAACTGGATCAAAGAGAGAGTCCGGTGGATAGCCCCTATAGAGGTGACAGCTGGCGGAGACGAGCTAGAAGCCCTTGCTCACGGGGCTTTAAGAGTAATAAGAGGTGAGGAGAAAGTTCATGAATTCAAAAATCATGAAAGCTCTGACTAA
- a CDS encoding Cof-type HAD-IIB family hydrolase: METQNKIRLVAIDLDGTLLNSHHEVSLKNAEVLRKLEKAGIQVVITTGRAYEAMTKFYREIGLSGEVICYNGSVVYDKEHNIVWKNILDHETGLELVKIGEKYGIYHHGFIDNKWVVPEMSDMAVKYKERTGLTETLVDFHHLEDVAFTKMMYIGENEMLMDIYNVLDDKFGDQLYKAFSNPMFLEIMHRNSSKANALSYLLEQKGLTTENLLAIGDGYNDFEMLSMAGIGVVMENAPMELKKHFTYKALSNDEDGVGKFLENFFGV; encoded by the coding sequence TTGGAAACTCAAAATAAAATAAGGCTGGTGGCAATTGATTTGGACGGGACTCTTTTGAATTCTCATCATGAAGTCTCGCTGAAAAATGCGGAGGTGCTCAGAAAACTTGAGAAAGCTGGAATTCAGGTGGTAATAACAACAGGGAGAGCTTATGAGGCGATGACAAAATTTTATAGAGAGATAGGTTTAAGTGGTGAAGTTATCTGCTATAACGGATCTGTTGTCTATGATAAGGAACATAACATAGTGTGGAAGAATATATTAGATCATGAGACTGGTCTTGAATTGGTGAAAATAGGGGAAAAATATGGTATTTATCATCATGGTTTTATTGATAACAAATGGGTTGTTCCAGAGATGTCTGATATGGCTGTAAAGTATAAGGAGAGAACTGGGTTAACTGAAACCCTGGTTGATTTTCATCATCTAGAAGATGTTGCCTTTACCAAAATGATGTATATAGGGGAAAATGAAATGCTCATGGACATATACAATGTTCTAGATGACAAGTTTGGTGATCAGCTTTACAAAGCTTTTTCAAACCCTATGTTTCTGGAAATAATGCACAGAAACTCCTCAAAGGCTAATGCACTCTCTTATCTCTTAGAACAAAAAGGGCTAACTACAGAAAATCTTTTGGCTATAGGAGACGGGTATAATGATTTTGAGATGCTTTCTATGGCAGGTATAGGGGTTGTTATGGAAAATGCTCCCATGGAGCTTAAAAAGCACTTTACATACAAGGCTCTTTCTAATGATGAAGATGGAGTAGGTAAATTTTTGGAAAATTTTTTTGGAGTCTAA
- a CDS encoding histidinol-phosphatase HisJ family protein — protein MFDYHIHSEFSDDSTEKMSNIVEEAIKKGGKKLCFTEHMEFNYPHEELKFELDYNAYKKEFERIKSIYGERIDLYMGVEMGIQANKREIDETIKYAISHEFDFIIASAHCLEGEDLYSMDSDTQNIDEFFTRYFNEMLNVFKHYNDYDVVGHIDLIRRYFLKAHDHKLGRSQEVLREVLDHIIKSGKGIEINTGGLFYKSANINPTLDILKLYKEMGGEIITIGSDAHIAERVMSNYSKAIEALDAAGFRYVTTYSQRKKEFHRIK, from the coding sequence ATGTTTGATTATCATATACATTCAGAGTTTTCAGATGACTCAACGGAAAAAATGAGTAATATAGTGGAGGAAGCTATAAAAAAGGGCGGGAAAAAACTTTGTTTTACAGAACATATGGAGTTTAATTATCCGCATGAAGAATTGAAATTTGAATTAGATTATAATGCCTATAAGAAAGAGTTTGAAAGGATAAAATCAATCTACGGAGAAAGAATAGACCTGTATATGGGTGTAGAAATGGGGATTCAGGCAAACAAAAGAGAGATAGATGAAACCATAAAATATGCAATAAGTCACGAATTTGACTTTATAATAGCGTCTGCCCACTGTCTTGAAGGCGAAGATCTCTACAGCATGGATTCAGATACTCAAAATATAGACGAGTTTTTCACACGGTATTTTAATGAGATGCTAAATGTATTTAAACATTATAATGATTATGACGTGGTTGGTCATATAGACCTCATAAGGAGATATTTTCTCAAGGCTCATGATCATAAACTGGGTAGATCTCAAGAGGTCTTGAGAGAAGTTTTGGACCATATCATAAAAAGTGGAAAGGGAATAGAGATAAATACCGGAGGGCTTTTCTACAAGTCTGCAAACATCAATCCTACTCTTGATATATTAAAACTCTACAAAGAGATGGGGGGAGAGATAATTACTATAGGAAGTGATGCCCATATAGCTGAAAGGGTGATGAGCAATTATTCCAAGGCTATAGAGGCCCTAGATGCAGCAGGATTCAGATATGTGACCACTTACTCCCAGAGAAAAAAGGAATTTCACAGGATAAAATAA